Proteins from a single region of Desulfuribacillus stibiiarsenatis:
- a CDS encoding class I SAM-dependent methyltransferase, whose product MRPVKNKTYDDIASEWDEFAQIRSRQIVEGIDLSYHNVLIPCIFNLASKSDLSNVLDMGCGAGYLTYKLSKKAKKVIGVDLSRDNISIAQQNYGSNKKIDFIHSSIEDYADIAEKPEFSLAIANMTLMDVIKLDDVLSSVSKLLKKEGQFIFTITHPCFWPFYWKYADEEWFEYTKEIIIEAMFSISLQDTSEHLTTHVHRPLEMYFNSIERNGLKIDRIIEPLPTDEIANKYPKKWEYPRFLAVRCKKV is encoded by the coding sequence ATGCGGCCAGTTAAGAATAAAACTTATGATGATATAGCTTCTGAATGGGATGAATTTGCACAAATTAGATCGAGGCAAATTGTGGAGGGTATTGATCTTAGTTATCATAATGTACTAATACCGTGTATTTTTAATTTAGCGTCAAAATCCGACCTATCTAATGTTTTGGATATGGGGTGTGGAGCAGGATATTTGACATATAAACTGTCGAAAAAAGCAAAAAAAGTAATAGGAGTAGATTTAAGCAGAGATAACATTTCGATTGCCCAACAAAACTATGGCTCAAACAAAAAGATAGATTTTATTCATTCATCAATTGAGGATTACGCAGATATTGCAGAAAAACCTGAATTTTCTCTAGCAATTGCAAATATGACATTAATGGATGTAATTAAATTAGATGATGTTTTAAGTAGTGTTTCTAAACTGTTGAAGAAAGAGGGTCAGTTTATTTTTACTATAACTCATCCTTGTTTTTGGCCTTTTTATTGGAAATATGCTGATGAAGAGTGGTTTGAATATACTAAAGAAATAATTATAGAGGCTATGTTTAGTATATCATTGCAAGATACAAGTGAGCACTTGACTACACATGTCCATCGTCCTTTAGAAATGTACTTTAATAGTATAGAAAGAAATGGTTTGAAAATAGATAGAATAATAGAACCGTTGCCTACTGATGAAATTGCTAACAAATACCCGAAAAAGTGGGAATATCCAAGGTTCTTAGCTGTTAGATGTAAAAAAGTATAA
- a CDS encoding EcsC family protein codes for MKKLSGKMNMLKKMSEDNIEKWSEELLVMIKSSLVKEADCVEGYVNHLRKLNPGILNEDLVSKILLRRSLKNGGIGAICGLCGFITLPITMPTNMYYTFKIQSLLVMSIAYIYGWNIKDEETATDILLVMGGNASLTALKDVGVKTGQAIAKKAVDKYITREVMKKVNKILTRKIITKAGEKSLISFTKLVPLVGAPIGGSIDFFGTYFVGRTAWKFYKG; via the coding sequence TTGAAAAAATTATCTGGAAAAATGAATATGCTTAAAAAGATGTCTGAAGATAATATTGAGAAATGGTCTGAAGAATTGCTAGTCATGATTAAAAGTTCATTAGTTAAAGAAGCAGATTGTGTTGAGGGCTACGTGAACCATCTTAGGAAATTGAATCCAGGAATTTTAAATGAAGATTTGGTAAGTAAAATTTTACTAAGAAGGTCATTGAAAAATGGAGGTATAGGTGCCATCTGTGGGCTATGTGGTTTTATTACTTTACCTATAACTATGCCAACAAATATGTACTATACCTTTAAGATTCAATCTTTATTAGTTATGTCTATTGCTTATATATACGGTTGGAATATTAAAGATGAGGAGACAGCTACAGATATCCTATTAGTCATGGGTGGTAATGCTAGTTTAACGGCATTAAAAGACGTAGGTGTTAAAACAGGACAAGCAATTGCTAAAAAAGCAGTAGATAAATATATTACCAGAGAAGTAATGAAAAAAGTTAACAAAATTCTAACAAGAAAAATAATAACAAAAGCAGGCGAAAAAAGTTTAATAAGTTTTACTAAATTAGTTCCATTAGTAGGCGCACCTATAGGAGGATCGATTGATTTTTTTGGTACATATTTTGTTGGAAGAACTGCTTGGAAATTTTATAAGGGTTAA